Proteins encoded by one window of Vigna radiata var. radiata cultivar VC1973A chromosome 5, Vradiata_ver6, whole genome shotgun sequence:
- the LOC106760319 gene encoding uncharacterized protein LOC106760319 — protein MGPPPVLVERTKMMERMKRESDSQSSQPLRVSGPVTTRSGSSSRVTPYSRPAASHGSRGSSSSHSSVHQTPVSTPGGIRCFGCGGPHLLSVCPQKTGFRRCNRCGQPGHFERDCPMGRRTVVHPQPVDRAIRRGGVRPLATGRVYAVTGAEAASSGNLITGSCLLRDQTCMVLFDSGATHSFISEECVERLGLAMERLHFDLVVSTPTSGLIKTSSVCIRCPIVVEGRRFKVNLICLPLQGLEIILGMDWLSTNHILLDCGEKKLVFSNEHEYQPISLGVLRQEIFEGASCFLVMSHLEGDSSMPLDQVANLPVVAEFLDVFPEEVPGLPPPREYRITIYSTDTITSHEIPHKNLAIHVQALRDSRDRNPYSNARPNLPILASSPLLANTEFHLC, from the exons ATGGGCCCACCACCCGTTCTAGTGGAGAGAACTAAGATGATGGAACGGATGAAGAGAGAATCGGACAGCCAGAGTAGTCAACCACTGAGAGTTAGTGGTCCAGTGACGACGAGGAGTGGATCCAGTTCCAGAGTGACTCCTTACTCTAGACCTGCTGCTTCCCATGGGTCTAGAGGATCTTCATCATCTCACTCCTCCGTTCATCAAACTCCAGTGAGTACGCCTGGAGGTATCCGCTGTTTTGGGTGTGGCGGACCCCATCTACTATCTGTCTGCCCTCAGAAGACAGGATTCCGGAGGTGTAACAGGTGCGGACAGCCGGGACACTTTGAGAGAGACTGCCCTATGGGTAGGAGGACTGTTGTTCATCCCCAGCCGGTTGACAGAGCTATCCGGAGGGGTGGTGTTAGACCCTTGGCGACGGGTAGAGTGTATGCAGTTACTGGTGCAGAGGCTGCCAGCTCAGGTAATCTCATCACTGGTAGCTGTTTGTTGCGTGATCAGACTTGTATGGTATTGTTTGACTCGGGGGCAACACATTCCTTTATCTCGGAGGAATGTGTTGAGAGGTTGGGATTAGCTATGGAGAGATTGCACTTCGATCTGGTAGTGTCTACACCAACATCTGGGTTGATCAAGACATCGAGTGTCTGCATTCGATGCCCGATTGTGGTAGAGGGACGTCGGTTCAAGGTGAACCTCATCTGCTTGCCTTTGCAAGGATTAGAAATCATCCTTGGTATGGATTGGTTATCTACCAATCATATTCTCTTAGATTGCGGTGAGAAGAAATTAGTATTCTCTAATGAGCACGAGTATCAGCCTATATCACTCGGCGTTCTTAGACAGGAGATCTTTGAGGGAGCTAGCTGCTTCCTTGTCATGTCTCACTTAGAGGGAGACTCCTCCATGCCATTAGATCAAGTTGCCAACCTTCCAGTGGTAGCTGAATTCTTAGATGTCTTCCCTGAGGAAGTTCCTGGACTACCTCCTCCTAGAGAG TACAGAATAACTATCTACAGTACAGATACAATAACCTCCCATGAAATTCCACACAAAAACCTTGCGATCCACGTTCAAGCACTTCGCGATTCACGTGATCGCAACCCTTACTCCAATGCACGCCCTAATTTACCAATTTTGGCATCTTCACCTCTGCTTGCAAACACTGAGTTTCACCTTTGTTAG
- the LOC106760318 gene encoding uncharacterized protein LOC106760318 encodes MEVDCSVLSESDLEQHESDLEEYDISDSSLFNDKWESEELTSPDMSDEESDVEEGYGNFVTFIMPKKMVDFKWEVGTYFGQKVDILDAIKTYALENGKKLKFIKNDKRRIRIKCMGGKGECPWMAYFGYMEAINTWQLRTVMDGHTCNREHKLGLFNARWLSKKLEKTIRENPTVKGVDIRAKISRKWNIAISKNMAYRAKAYASDEVEGSFTKQYTRIYDYAHELLARNPGSTIKVKLQENDEMRIFERFYACLKACKDGFLSCRPIIGLGGAFLKGRYGGELLTAVARDANDQMMPLADAVVEVENKETI; translated from the coding sequence ATGGAAGTTGATTGCAGTGTTCTTTCTGAGTCAGATTTGGAACAACATGAGTCAGATTTAGAAGAATATGACATTAGTGATAGTAGTTTATTCAATGATAAATGGGAGTCTGAGGAGTTAACTTCTCCTGATATGAGTGATGAAGAAAGTGATGTTGAAGAGGGATATGGAAATTTTGTTACATTCATTATGCCCAAAAAGATGGTTGATTTCAAGTGGGAGGTGGGAACATATTTTGGGCAAAAAGTAGACATCTTGGATGCCATCAAAACCTACGCACTGGAGAATggaaaaaaactgaaatttattaaaaatgataaaagaagaataaggaTTAAGTGTATGGGAGGAAAAGGAGAATGTCCCTGGATGGCTTATTTTGGTTACATGGAGGCAATAAATACATGGCAGTTAAGGACTGTGATGGATGGACACACATGCAATAGAGAGCATAAGTTGGGTCTATTCAATGCAAGATGGCTAAgtaaaaaattggaaaagacaATAAGAGAGAATCCTACAGTTAAGGGAGTTGACATTAGAGCAAAAATAAGTAGGAAATGGAACATAGCAATAAGTAAAAATATGGCTTACAGAGCGAAAGCGTATGCTTCAGATGAAGTGGAAGGGTCCTTTACTAAGCAATATACTAGAATTTATGATTACGCTCATGAGCTATTAGCAAGAAACCCAGGTTCCACAATCAAGGTCAAACTTcaggaaaatgatgaaatgcGAATTTTTGAAAGGTTCTACGCATGCCTCAAGGCATGCAAAGATGGCTTTCTCTCTTGCAGGCCAATCATTGGCCTTGGTGGAGCATTCTTGAAAGGTAGATATGGTGGTGAGCTGTTAACTGCTGTTGCTCGAGATGCAAACGATCAAATGATGCCACTAGCAGATGCTGTAGTAGAGGTCGAGAACAAGGAGACTATATGA